The Streptomyces sp. CC0208 genome window below encodes:
- a CDS encoding chaplin family protein, which translates to MRQVTRKGLMTVAAATGVIAAAGGAAHADAGASGSSANSPGVLSGNTVSVPVHVPVNACGNTVDVVGVLNPAMGNSCANKGGGSGAPGGYGGGHRGHGGGHGGHGGHGGAGGSGSGGSHAGGHTGGSPGVGSGNHVEAPIDVPVNACGNSVDVIGIGNPAMGNDCAGGSGGGQHTPPGSPEQPGTPAQPGTPGHPGDPVEPGHPGHPGSPATPRGAHAGPGGGNHPGTQTVTQPLGSAQLAQTGSDLPIGLAVPVGAGALLAGAVLYRKARASA; encoded by the coding sequence ATGCGACAAGTCACCCGCAAGGGCCTGATGACAGTGGCGGCCGCGACCGGCGTGATCGCCGCCGCGGGCGGAGCCGCCCACGCCGACGCGGGCGCGAGCGGATCAAGCGCGAACTCTCCCGGCGTGCTGTCGGGCAACACCGTGTCGGTGCCGGTGCACGTACCGGTGAACGCGTGCGGCAACACCGTGGACGTCGTCGGGGTCCTCAACCCCGCGATGGGCAACAGCTGCGCCAACAAGGGCGGCGGCAGCGGGGCGCCCGGCGGATACGGCGGCGGCCACAGGGGGCACGGCGGCGGTCACGGGGGCCACGGCGGTCACGGGGGTGCAGGAGGCTCCGGTTCCGGAGGCTCGCACGCCGGCGGTCACACCGGTGGCTCACCCGGCGTGGGCTCGGGCAACCACGTCGAGGCGCCGATCGACGTCCCGGTGAACGCCTGCGGCAACAGCGTCGACGTCATCGGCATCGGCAACCCCGCCATGGGCAACGACTGTGCCGGCGGCTCCGGCGGCGGGCAGCACACCCCGCCCGGATCGCCGGAACAGCCCGGCACCCCGGCGCAGCCCGGCACTCCGGGCCACCCCGGTGACCCGGTGGAGCCCGGCCACCCCGGCCACCCCGGCTCCCCGGCCACCCCGCGCGGAGCGCACGCGGGACCCGGCGGCGGCAACCACCCCGGCACCCAGACGGTCACCCAGCCGCTGGGCAGCGCGCAGCTCGCACAGACCGGCAGCGACCTGCCGATCGGGCTGGCCGTCCCGGTGGGCGCCGGGGCGCTCCTGGCGGGCGCGGTGCTCTACCGCAAGGCGAGGGCCTCGGCCTAG
- a CDS encoding M20/M25/M40 family metallo-hydrolase, with protein MSDTDTARGVTGEDEVVDLCRELIRFDTSNYGDHSGPGERKAAEWVAEKLAEVGLDPQIFESHPGRASTVARIAGEDPSRPALLIHGHLDVVPANAQDWTHDPFSGEVADGCVWGRGAVDMKDMDAMTLAVVRDRLRSGRRPPRDIVLAFLADEEAGGKFGARHLVDHHPDLFEGVTEAISEVGGFSFTVNEQRRLYLIQTAEKGMHWMKLTVAGTAGHGSMIHRDNAITELSEAVARLGRHKFPVRVTKTTRAFLDELGDALGTELDPEDMEGTLARLGGIAKLIGATLSNTANPTQLGAGYKVNVIPGEATAHVDGRFLPGFEEEFLADLDKILGPKVRREDVHSDKAVETTFDGALVDAMQSALVAEDPAAKAIPYMLSGGTDAKSFDELGIRGFGFAPLKLPPELDFAGMFHGVDERVPVDGLKFGVRVLDRFIDAS; from the coding sequence GTGAGCGATACGGACACGGCCAGGGGCGTCACCGGCGAGGACGAGGTCGTGGACCTCTGCCGCGAGCTGATCCGGTTCGACACCAGCAACTACGGCGACCACTCCGGCCCGGGCGAGCGCAAGGCGGCCGAGTGGGTCGCGGAGAAGCTCGCCGAGGTGGGGCTCGACCCGCAGATCTTCGAGTCGCACCCGGGCCGCGCCTCCACGGTGGCCCGGATCGCGGGCGAGGATCCGTCCCGGCCCGCCCTGCTGATCCACGGCCACCTCGACGTCGTACCGGCCAACGCGCAGGACTGGACCCACGACCCGTTCTCCGGCGAGGTCGCCGACGGGTGCGTGTGGGGGCGGGGCGCGGTCGACATGAAGGACATGGACGCGATGACCCTGGCGGTCGTCCGCGACCGGCTGCGCAGCGGCCGCAGGCCGCCCCGGGACATCGTCCTCGCGTTCCTCGCCGACGAGGAGGCGGGCGGAAAGTTCGGCGCCCGGCACCTCGTCGACCACCACCCCGACCTCTTCGAGGGCGTCACCGAGGCGATCAGCGAGGTGGGCGGCTTCTCCTTCACGGTGAACGAGCAGCGCCGGCTCTACCTGATCCAGACCGCCGAGAAGGGCATGCACTGGATGAAGCTGACCGTGGCCGGCACCGCCGGGCACGGCTCGATGATCCACCGGGACAACGCGATCACCGAACTGTCGGAGGCGGTCGCGCGGCTCGGCCGGCACAAGTTCCCGGTGCGGGTCACCAAGACCACCCGGGCCTTCCTCGACGAGCTCGGCGACGCGCTCGGCACCGAGCTGGACCCGGAGGACATGGAGGGCACGCTCGCCCGGCTCGGCGGCATCGCCAAGCTCATCGGCGCGACCCTCAGCAACACCGCCAACCCCACCCAGCTCGGCGCCGGCTACAAGGTCAACGTCATCCCGGGCGAGGCGACCGCGCACGTCGACGGGCGCTTCCTGCCCGGCTTCGAGGAGGAGTTCCTCGCCGACCTCGACAAGATCCTCGGCCCCAAGGTCAGGCGCGAGGACGTGCACTCCGACAAGGCCGTCGAGACCACCTTCGACGGTGCGCTCGTGGACGCCATGCAGTCCGCGCTGGTCGCCGAGGACCCGGCCGCCAAGGCGATCCCCTACATGCTCTCCGGCGGCACCGACGCCAAGTCCTTCGACGAGCTCGGCATCCGGGGCTTCGGTTTCGCGCCGCTCAAGCTGCCCCCGGAGCTGGACTTCGCCGGAATGTTCCACGGTGTCGACGAGCGCGTGCCCGTGGACGGGCTGAAGTTCGGCGTGCGCGTTCTCGACCGGTTCATCGACGCGAGCTGA
- the chpH gene encoding chaplin ChpH produces MIKKVVAAAAATGGLVLAGAGLAVADAGAQGAAVGSPGVLSGNVVQVPVHVPVNVCGNTVSVIGLLNPAFGNTCINK; encoded by the coding sequence ATGATCAAGAAGGTCGTCGCCGCTGCGGCTGCCACTGGTGGCCTGGTTCTCGCGGGCGCGGGCCTTGCCGTCGCCGATGCGGGTGCGCAGGGTGCCGCTGTGGGCTCCCCGGGTGTGCTGTCCGGCAATGTCGTGCAGGTTCCCGTTCACGTCCCGGTGAACGTCTGCGGCAACACGGTCTCCGTGATCGGCCTGCTGAACCCCGCCTTCGGCAACACGTGCATCAACAAGTGA
- a CDS encoding DUF5703 family protein, with protein sequence MPEYEFVDVYVPRGVSRKDATRLLTDHAEYGHWELDRLSLMRDGSRRVRLRRRIIRQVRATW encoded by the coding sequence ATGCCGGAATACGAATTTGTCGACGTGTACGTACCGCGGGGGGTCTCCCGCAAGGACGCCACACGTCTGCTGACGGACCATGCCGAGTACGGACACTGGGAGTTGGACCGACTGAGTCTCATGCGCGACGGCAGCCGCAGGGTGCGGTTGCGCCGGCGGATCATCCGCCAGGTGCGTGCCACGTGGTGA
- a CDS encoding helix-hairpin-helix domain-containing protein, which yields MSTEPEPTEETEPGTRGAAPEPEGTEEAPVQEADGAGGGEAGTAESAGGGAGESVSEEPGADAGEDGDSTGVDADSVEKARLSEAEAELAAQRIERERIARRKAEKQGPVASGAKLSGKAADLLAAVRAVESGAKPVAAVFSEPEPPRRPAQEPVRPRPVSAEALGAGGSVGAPAPGAVEAVRRVLAEGGAPEALAAQVAAVLGEGADDQLRADPWQLLRVTGVRPEQADGFARALLGAECAPDDERRGRAVTVWLLEQAALAGHTVLEMPALVTALAQRGVPDADAAVQSTIAEAEALVFQDALDPAAPEPEDDEEGAERPVRILVGLERYALAEESLADGLARLINSVPKEDGSAADWERAAGSAEGSAAELIRAAAAGGLVLHTGGEASLTEPAALLMAARGLGLRAWAATHSPLGRDRFGALLDEAATHAPGPHAPDRQVATVAGLLSGAEGPGRDADGAFDLDLLVVLDAPQLDVETAALLVESLPDGARLVLGGDPAVLWSAGPGRVFADLLAARICPQVASRRPDPGPLGELVSGIGIGELNQVEAPGKEVVIVPVRDAGEAVHRTVQLVADSVPRAIGVPAEETQVITPGHGGAVGTRALNAALKERLNPGPGRFGGFDPGDRVAYSPAPGRTLPGQVVKADADGLHLTCSGEPVVVPKERVEQSVRHGWALTAHQAVGGRWPAAVVVLPGDAAQALSRPWVYTAFGRAERHLSVVHGVEQALPRAVAEIPAKPRTTRLPVLLGAQTPTSG from the coding sequence GTGAGCACGGAGCCGGAGCCCACGGAGGAGACCGAGCCGGGGACGCGGGGCGCCGCACCGGAGCCGGAGGGCACGGAGGAAGCGCCGGTGCAGGAGGCGGACGGCGCGGGGGGCGGTGAAGCGGGCACGGCGGAGTCGGCCGGGGGCGGCGCTGGTGAAAGCGTGAGCGAGGAACCGGGGGCCGACGCGGGCGAGGACGGTGACTCCACCGGCGTCGACGCGGACAGCGTGGAGAAGGCGCGGTTGTCCGAGGCCGAGGCCGAGTTGGCGGCGCAGCGGATCGAGCGGGAGCGGATCGCCCGGCGGAAGGCCGAGAAGCAGGGGCCCGTCGCGAGCGGGGCCAAGCTCAGCGGGAAGGCGGCCGATCTGCTGGCCGCCGTACGGGCGGTGGAGAGCGGGGCGAAGCCCGTGGCCGCCGTCTTCAGCGAGCCCGAGCCACCGCGTCGCCCCGCCCAGGAGCCGGTGCGGCCCCGGCCGGTGTCGGCGGAGGCGCTCGGCGCCGGCGGTTCGGTCGGCGCACCCGCGCCGGGGGCCGTGGAGGCCGTACGGCGTGTGCTGGCCGAGGGCGGGGCGCCGGAGGCTCTCGCGGCACAGGTGGCCGCGGTCCTCGGCGAAGGAGCCGACGACCAGCTGCGGGCGGATCCGTGGCAGTTGCTGCGGGTCACGGGCGTACGGCCCGAGCAGGCCGACGGGTTCGCGCGGGCGCTGCTCGGCGCCGAGTGCGCGCCGGACGACGAGCGGCGGGGGCGGGCGGTCACCGTCTGGCTCCTGGAGCAGGCGGCGCTGGCCGGGCACACGGTGCTGGAGATGCCGGCCCTTGTGACCGCGCTGGCCCAGCGGGGCGTGCCGGACGCCGACGCGGCCGTGCAGAGCACGATCGCCGAGGCCGAGGCCCTGGTCTTCCAGGACGCCCTCGACCCGGCGGCACCGGAGCCGGAGGACGACGAGGAGGGGGCGGAGCGGCCGGTCCGGATCCTGGTCGGCCTCGAGCGGTACGCCCTCGCGGAGGAAAGCCTCGCCGACGGACTGGCCCGGCTGATCAACTCCGTGCCCAAGGAGGACGGTTCGGCCGCGGACTGGGAGCGCGCCGCGGGGTCGGCCGAGGGCTCGGCCGCCGAGCTGATTCGCGCGGCCGCGGCGGGCGGCCTGGTCCTGCACACCGGCGGCGAGGCCTCCCTGACGGAACCGGCGGCGCTGCTGATGGCGGCGCGCGGGCTGGGGCTGCGGGCGTGGGCGGCCACGCACAGCCCACTGGGCCGCGACCGCTTCGGCGCCCTGCTCGACGAAGCCGCCACCCACGCACCCGGCCCCCACGCCCCCGACCGGCAGGTCGCCACCGTCGCCGGACTCCTCTCCGGCGCCGAGGGGCCCGGTCGGGATGCCGACGGAGCGTTCGATCTCGACCTGCTCGTCGTGCTCGACGCGCCTCAGCTGGACGTCGAGACGGCCGCGCTGCTCGTGGAGTCCTTGCCGGACGGGGCGCGGCTGGTGCTGGGCGGGGACCCGGCGGTGCTGTGGTCGGCGGGGCCCGGGCGGGTGTTCGCCGATCTGCTCGCCGCGCGGATCTGTCCGCAGGTCGCCTCGCGCAGGCCGGACCCCGGCCCCCTGGGCGAGCTGGTCTCCGGGATCGGCATCGGTGAGCTGAACCAGGTCGAGGCCCCCGGCAAGGAGGTCGTGATCGTGCCGGTGCGGGACGCGGGCGAGGCCGTGCACCGGACCGTGCAGCTGGTCGCGGACTCGGTGCCGCGGGCGATCGGGGTCCCCGCCGAGGAGACCCAGGTGATCACCCCGGGCCACGGCGGCGCCGTCGGCACCCGCGCGCTCAACGCGGCCCTGAAGGAGCGTCTCAACCCCGGCCCCGGCCGGTTCGGCGGATTCGACCCCGGTGACCGCGTCGCCTACTCCCCCGCACCGGGCCGTACGCTCCCGGGCCAGGTGGTGAAGGCCGACGCGGACGGCCTGCACCTGACCTGCTCCGGTGAGCCCGTGGTCGTGCCGAAGGAGCGGGTGGAACAGTCCGTGCGGCACGGCTGGGCCCTGACCGCGCACCAGGCGGTGGGCGGCCGCTGGCCCGCGGCCGTGGTGGTGCTGCCCGGGGACGCGGCGCAGGCCCTCAGCCGGCCCTGGGTCTACACGGCGTTCGGCAGGGCGGAGCGCCACCTGTCCGTGGTCCACGGCGTGGAACAGGCCCTGCCGAGGGCGGTCGCCGAGATCCCGGCCAAGCCCCGGACGACCCGGCTGCCCGTCCTCCTCGGGGCACAGACGCCGACGTCCGGCTGA